The following are from one region of the Salvia hispanica cultivar TCC Black 2014 chromosome 1, UniMelb_Shisp_WGS_1.0, whole genome shotgun sequence genome:
- the LOC125188729 gene encoding berberine bridge enzyme-like 8: protein MKNPNTSTFLLLFLISLGSHAASAADEHQDFVECLSQKFNNYSSISSNLYTPSNSSYSSILRFSIQSLRFISDSTPKPAAIVQPEHESQIPPVIHCAKASGLQIRTRSGGHDYEGQSYVAHVPFVILDLIKLNEITVDASEKTAWVGSGATNGALYYAVAQKSPVLGFPAGVSITLGMGGHVSGGGYGMLLRKYGLAADQVIDARIVNVNSTILDRKSMGEHLFWAIRGGGGASFGVITAWKVQLVDVPEKVTVFNIGKTLEQNATQLIHKWQSIAPEFVDDLFLRIIIKPETVRSETQVTNRTIRAIFNAQFLGKIDTLLPLMQKIFPELRLVKEDCTELSWIESVLFFLDFPIAAREKLLNRLQPKVRFFKAKSDYVQKPIPGFGLEGVWRLMLEAVANQSVIIFSPYGGRMAEIPASATPFPHRTGNLYMIQHIIFWDESQSQDSESYISWMGRLYTYFAPFVSSSPRQTYFNYRDLDIGANNPNGETSYEQAGIWGKKYFSDNFDRLVRVKTMVDPHNFFKDEQSIPPVALKI from the coding sequence ATGAAGAATCCAAATACTTCtacatttcttcttctttttctcatctctttGGGTTCACATGCAGCTTCTGCTGCAGATGAGCAccaagattttgttgaatGTCTGTCCCAAAAATTCAATAACTATTCTTCCATTTCAAGCAATCTTTACACCCCTTCAAACTCATCCTACTCTTCGATCCTTCGGTTTTCCATCCAAAGCTTAAGATTCATCTCTGATTCCACTCCGAAACCGGCCGCAATCGTACAACCGGAGCACGAATCTCAAATCCCTCCCGTCATCCACTGCGCCAAAGCCAGCGGCCTTCAAATCAGAACCCGAAGCGGGGGCCATGACTACGAGGGACAATCGTACGTCGCACATGTCCCGTTCGTGATCCTCGATTTGATCAAACTCAATGAAATCACGGTCGATGCCTCGGAGAAAACCGCATGGGTTGGATCCGGCGCGACAAACGGCGCGTTATACTACGCGGTCGCACAGAAAAGCCCGGTTTTAGGGTTTCCGGCTGGCGTCAGCATCACCTTAGGCATGGGCGGACATGTCAGCGGGGGAGGCTATGGCATGTTGTTGCGTAAATACGGACTGGCCGCGGACCAGGTCATCGATGCGAGAATAGTCAACGTAAACAGTACGATCCTGGACAGGAAATCAATGGGCGAGCATCTGTTCTGGGCCATCAGAGGCGGTGGTGGCGCCAGTTTCGGCGTGATCACTGCTTGGAAGGTACAACTGGTGGATGTTCCAGAAAAAGTCACTGTTTTCAACATTGGCAAGACTCTGGAGCAGAACGCGACACAGTTAATCCACAAATGGCAATCCATCGCGCCAGAATTCGTCGATGATTTGTTCCTGAGAATCATCATAAAACCGGAGACTGTACGCTCCGAAACACAAGTAACGAACAGGACGATTCGAGCTATTTTCAACGCACAATTCCTTGGGAAAATCGACACACTGCTTCCGTTGATGCAGAAGATCTTCCCCGAGCTACGGTTAGTGAAAGAAGACTGCACAGAGCTGAGCTGGATCGAATCCGTCTTATTCTTCCTAGATTTCCCAATCGCTGCACGTGAAAAGCTACTCAATAGACTTCAACCTAAGGTGAGATTTTTCAAAGCGAAGTCCGACTACGTGCAGAAGCCCATCCCGGGATTCGGGCTTGAAGGCGTCTGGAGGCTAATGCTCGAGGCGGTGGCCAACCAGTCCGTGATCATATTCAGCCCTTATGGAGGGAGGATGGCAGAGATTCCGGCCTCCGCCACTCCGTTTCCTCATAGGACGGGAAACTTGTACATGATCCAACACATCATATTTTGGGACGAGAGCCAGAGTCAAGATTCCGAGAGCTACATAAGCTGGATGGGGAGGCTATACACTTACTTCGCTCCTTTTGTGTCGTCGTCGCCGAGGCAAACGTACTTCAACTACAGAGATCTCGATATCGGAGCCAATAACCCTAATGGGGAGACGAGCTATGAACAAGCCGGCATTTGGGGTAAGAAGTATTTTTCGGATAATTTCGATCGTCTTGTTCGGGTGAAGACGATGGTTGATCCACACAATTTTTTCAAGGATGAACAGAGCATTCCGCCCGTTGCATTGAAGATTTAG
- the LOC125221270 gene encoding berberine bridge enzyme-like 18: MSSPLAFTLTFLFLISTNLLLSEAASSNNQTYNNFLECLIDQFQRSNSSTNTIFTPQNATYTALTFTDNFRVPATWPGKPDLVVAPRSVSEIQGAVLCSRILGLQIKVKSGGHDYEGLSFFSTAGSEPFVVVNMINFRSVTIDEKANTARVQPAATLGELYQTISRTSKTLAFPAGACPTVGVGGHLLGGGYGMMSRKHSLASDHIVDALLINADGEVLDRKTMGEDLFWAIRGGGGTSFGIILEFTVTLVTVPETITVFNVTRTLEENATEVVHKWQHVAEKIDDNLLMRIFINPTNSPKTGSRTIEASFTSLYLGKPSDLLTAVGGQFPELGLTEKDCVEMSWADSLLYFAYIENKTLDALLVKRPQGGPGAYFKGKSDFVSDPIPLSGLKEIWEFLIQVDGAQLELSPFGGALSNYSDEETPFPHRKGNLYMIHYGVLWRNSIEGEASLSWTRGFYDYMARHVTKNPRAAYVNYRDLDIGRNGEGNSTNYEQARVWGERYFKNNFKRLVCVKTKFDPSNLFRNEQSIPSLVGEVAALTGNVV, translated from the exons ATGTCTTCTCCTCTTGCTTTCACTCTCACATTCCTCTTCTTAATTTCCACAAACCTCTTACTCTCAGAAGCTGCTTCATCCAACAATCAAACCTACAACAATTTCCTTGAATGCCTAATCGATCAATTCCAACGCTCAAACTCATCTACTAACACAATCTTCACCCCTCAAAATGCTACCTACACCGCTCTCACATTCACAGACAATTTCCGTGTACCAGCCACGTGGCCGGGGAAACCCGACCTCGTCGTCGCCCCACGCTCTGTGTCCGAGATCCAGGGAGCAGTCCTCTGCTCCCGGATTCTCGGCCTTCAAATCAAGGTCAAGAGCGGCGGCCACGACTACGAAGggctttctttcttttccacGGCGGGGTCAGAGCCCTTCGTGGTCGTCAACATGATAAACTTCCGGTCGGTGACCATCGACGAGAAGGCGAACACCGCACGTGTGCAGCCCGCCGCAACCCTTGGTGAGCTCTACCAAACAATCTCCCGCACGAGCAAGACGCTCGCTTTCCCAGCAGGCGCCTGCCCTACTGTCGGCGTCGGCGGCCACTTACTCGGAGGAGG GTACGGCATGATGTCGCGGAAACACTCCCTCGCCTCCGACCACATCGTCGACGCCTTACTAATCAACGCAGACGGCGAGGTCTTGGACCGGAAAACCATGGGTGAAGATCTGTTCTGGGCAATCAGAGGCGGCGGAGGCACAAGCTTCGGGATCATTCTAGAATTCACGGTGACATTAGTCACCGTCCCTGAAACCATCACCGTCTTCAACGTGACACGAACGTTAGAAGAGAACGCGACCGAGGTCGTCCACAAATGGCAGCACGTCGCCGAAAAAATCGACGACAATCTCCTCATGAGGATATTCATAAACCCAACCAACTCTCCGAAGACCGGAAGCCGCACCATTGAAGCTTCCTTCACGTCGCTGTACCTTGGAAAACCAAGCGATCTTCTGACAGCCGTGGGTGGACAATTTCCTGAACTCGGACTGACTGAGAAAGACTGCGTCGAGATGAGCTGGGCCGATTCCCTTCTCTACTTCGCGTACATCGAAAACAAAACCCTAGACGCTTTGCTGGTCAAGAGGCCACAAGGCGGCCCTGGCGCCTACTTCAAAGGAAAGTCGGACTTCGTGAGCGATCCGATCCCGCTGAGCGGTCTGAAGGAGATTTGGGAGTTTCTTATTCAAGTAGATGGCGCTCAACTGGAGTTGAGTCCTTTCGGGGGAGCTCTGAGCAATTATTCCGATGAGGAAACACCGTTTCCTCACCGGAAGGGGAATTTGTACATGATCCATTACGGCGTGTTGTGGAGGAACTCAATTGAGGGCGAAGCTTCCCTTAGCTGGACGAGAGGGTTCTACGACTACATGGCACGCCATGTCACCAAGAATCCGAGGGCGGCTTACGTGAATTATAGAGATCTTGACATTGGGAGGAATGGTGAAGGGAATAGTACTAATTATGAGCAGGCTAGGGTTTGGGGTGAGAGGTATTTTAAGAACAATTTCAAGAGATTGGTGTGTGTGAAGACGAAATTCGACCCCTCGAACCTCTTCAGAAACGAGCAAAGTATACCATCGTTGGTGGGGGAGGTGGCGGCGCTGACCGGAAATGTTGTGTGA
- the LOC125207164 gene encoding berberine bridge enzyme-like 8: MKIPNISKFLLLFLISLCLHAASAADKHQDFVECLTQKFNDYSSISSNVYTPSNSSYSSILRFSIQSLRFISDSTPKPAVIVQPEHESQIPPVIYCAKASGLQIRTRSGGHDYEGLSYVAHVPFVILDLINLDEITVDVAEKTAWVGSGATNGALYYAVAQKSPVLGFPAGVCTTIGIGGHISGGGYGTLMRKHGLAADQVIDARIIDVNGRILDKKSMGEDLFWAIRGGGGASFGVITAWKVKLVNVPQKVTVFSIGKTLEQNATQLVQKWQSIAPKFDHDLFVRVILVPENLSSNIEGRNKTIRAIFNSLFLGKIDTLLPLMQKSFPELGLVREDCTEMSWIESVLSFAGFPIDAPEMLLNRTQPAVRYFKAKSDYVQKPIPESGLEGIWRRMFEVVADQSVIIFSPYGGRMDEIPASATPFPHRAGNLYKIQHLIFWDESENQDSESYISWMRRLYKYLTPYVSCSPRQAYLNYRDLDIGVNNPKGKTSYARASVWGKKYFLDNFDRLVRVKTVVDPQNFFKNEQSIPPLH, from the coding sequence ATGAAGATTCCAAACATTTccaaatttcttcttctttttctcatctCCTTGTGTTTACACGCAGCTTCTGCTGCGGATAAGCAccaagattttgttgaatGTCTAACCCAAAAATTCAACGACTATTCTTCGATTTCAAGCAACGTTTACACCCCTTCAAACTCATCCTACTCTTCCATCCTCCGATTCTCCATCCAAAGCCTAAGATTCATCTCCGATTCCACTCCGAAACCGGCCGTCATCGTACAGCCTGAGCACGAATCCCAAATCCCTCCCGTCATCTACTGCGCCAAAGCCAGCGGCTTGCAGATCAGAACCCGAAGCGGGGGCCATGACTACGAGGGACTATCGTACGTCGCACATGTCCCGTTCGTGATCCTTGATTTGATCAATCTCGATGAAATCACGGTCGATGTCGCGGAGAAAACCGCGTGGGTCGGATCTGGCGCGACAAACGGCGCGTTATACTACGCGGTCGCGCAGAAAAGCCCGGTCCTAGGGTTTCCGGCCGGGGTTTGCACGACGATAGGCATCGGTGGGCACATCAGCGGAGGAGGATACGGTACGCTCATGCGTAAACACGGCCTGGCTGCGGATCAGGTCATTGACGCGAGAATCATCGACGTCAACGGCAGAATCCTGGACAAGAAATCAATGGGCGAAGATTTGTTCTGGGCCATAAGAGGCGGCGGTGGAGCCAGTTTCGGCGTCATAACTGCCTGGAAGGTAAAACTGGTGAATGTTCCACAAAAAGTCACTGTTTTCAGCATAGGCAAGACTCTGGAGCAAAATGCGACTCAACTAGTACAGAAATGGCAATCCATCGCGCCCAAATTCGACCATGATTTATTCGTGAGAGTCATCCTAGTACCGGAGAATCTTAGCTCCAACATAGAGGGTAGAAACAAGACGATTCGGGCTATATTCAACTCACTATTCCTTGGGAAAATCGACACGTTGCTTCCGTTGATGCAGAAGAGCTTCCCTGAGTTAGGGTTAGTGAGAGAAGACTGCACAGAGATGAGCTGGATCGAATCCGTCTTATCCTTCGCGGGTTTCCCCATCGATGCACCCGAAATGCTGCTCAACAGAACTCAACCGGCGGTGAGATACTTCAAAGCGAAATCCGACTACGTGCAGAAGCCCATCCCTGAATCCGGGCTTGAAGGCATATGGAGGAGGATGTTCGAGGTAGTGGCCGACCAGTCTGTGATCATCTTCAGCCCTTATGGCGGGAGGATGGACGAGATTCCGGCCTCTGCCACTCCGTTTCCTCATAGGGCCGGAAACTTGTACAAGATCCAACACCTGATTTTTTGGGACGAGAGCGAGAATCAAGATTCCGAGAGCTATATAAGCTGGATGAGGAGGCTTTACAAGTACTTGACTCCTTATGTGTCGTGCTCGCCTAGGCAAGCGTACCTCAACTACAGAGATCTCGACATTGGTGTCAATAACCCTAAAGGGAAGACGAGCTATGCACGAGCAAGCGTTTGGGGTAAGAAGTACTTTTTGGATAATTTCGATCGTCTTGTTCGGGTGAAGACAGTGGTTGATCCGCAGAATTTCTTCAAGAACGAACAAAGCATTCCACCGTTGCACTGA